A window of Athene noctua chromosome 27, bAthNoc1.hap1.1, whole genome shotgun sequence genomic DNA:
AATTGTTTGTAGAATACATTTATTATGATGCAGAATTAAAAGGGAAGGCAGTCAAGAACAAACAATACTTATGCAGGTTTCTTCTTCAAATAACTAAAAAAGAAAGTATACCTGCAGTTAAAGCCAAACTCTTGCTTTGTCCAAGTTCTGCATTGCTACCATCAGCACCTATTCTTTAAATCGTTTAGTCTTGATAATCACGTTCAAACTCAAATTCAGCAGTACATGCTGATGGTAAAAAAAGAGTGGACTGtctttttttaatcctatttGATGAGTCCTGCCTTTTGTCAATTATTCTTATCTGCAAATGAGTCCGCCATAAATCTTGACTAAGAACTACCCCTTCACCTTCAAATTCAACATACTGAAAGAACAGATGCACGTCTTACTTCTTTCACTTTCAATGGTCTTCCACCAAGACTATGCTTGTTCAAAACCTCTGCAGCCTTTTTCATGCTTTCTTCCATCTTGAATTCAACAACACTGTGGGGATACAAGACATCTAAGAACATTGCTTATTTTTTAAGAGTTTCCTCATTTCTTGCTATAAATTCATAAGTGAACTTACGCGCATCCCTGATGAGATGATTTCACAGGCGAGtaacagggaggagaggagggaagaaagaagaaataaagtaagTAAAAGCACAAcacacacaactttttttttttctttaaagtcaaaTCACATTAGTTAGCCCTAATAGTGAAAATAAACATAATCTTACCCAATAAAGCCTTCAAAACTTGAATTCCATAAGATATAATTTCTTATGCGTTAACAGGATTAAACTGAAGTTTCTGAAGTTGTAACAAACAGAACTAAGTCCCGATTCTCCAAGAAAAATACCACACGCTTCATGTGACCTGTTCTTCCCTGTCATACAGCAAAACCCTTGCCATATTCTCTCACCCTAAATCCATATCCTTCAGGAAAGCGTGCTCCTACTATTTTTCTCCCTGTAAGATACTGTCACTGGACTAAAGGACTTAAGTACCTATGATGGCAATATACATTTACGTTTAGGAATTGACTTCTCTTTACTGGCACAGGAAGTGTAGTTTACAGAACCTGCTTTTGCACACTGGCCTTACAAATTCAGCAAACCACTACAGTGACGTTTTCCAAAACACAAGTATTACATTAATATTCCGTACCACTATACATACTGCTAGGGTCCGTGGGTCATTCAAACAGCCAACGCCAACTGAACACAGTGGAAGACCACCCTAACACTGTTTACAAGGCCccatcccacctcctccccaccccaaaagaAGCTTTAAGCAATCCTGTTATAGCCACTAAGCATACACACTCTCTACCTTCCTGACTGCGTTTCGTTCCACGCCACCATACAGTTACATTTGTCATGTAGAAAATCCACAGAAGAAATCTCTCAAACACTTACCCTTGACTTTCCTTCAGCGTCCATTAAGAGCTCCACGTATGTTACCTCACCAACTACAAATCAGATTCCAGACGACACATATACCAAGGGagaaaagccaagaaaacaaTGGGAATTTAGAACAATCAACAACCGTGTATGGAGCCTCTGCCTTATAAGAAAGCCCAGAAACACTCCATGTTCTCTAGACCACAAAACTGGACAATTACAGGTATGCAGTAAAGTCTTAAAACAGTTAAACATGTTCTTGATTTTTCCTCCACTTCAAAAGCCAGCTATTTCCACAATATCAGTTTCCTTGATCTTTAGTACCCACTCGTTACTTGAGGCAATCCAAATCCATGGGAAAGTCTGCAAGAACAAGTTTCCTTCACTTTACATAGTATGCAATCTTGTCTCTGTTGTCCAGAACTTGAACAGTTACTTGCTTCTTTCTGGATTTAAAGACAAACTTCCAAAAAGAGAGTCAGACTGTTCAGAGAGACCAAGAGATCACTGACTGCCTACTATTTATTTCAGCAGGTTTTCAGCTTTTTGTTAAGCCACAATAAAGTCCATTTTTTAGCTTCAATAAGGAGTATTAAACAGTCTGACATTTGCTCTCAAGACAAAACCGTCTACAGCAAAGGGCAAAACACACTGGAAAACTACATCTGCACCTTTCCTCACAAGATTAGGATTGCCTTTTTATAACCACATAACCATATCATGTACCTCCAGAATACAACTACCAAAATGGCTGCTGCCTTTGAAGTGACTGGCATACAGAAGAATCATCGAGAAAAACGTTTTTGGCTTTCTTTCTGGTTTTAGAATTCCTAGTTTTTAAGTTTAAGACAGGAGGACTCCAAGTTGCATTATATGAAAGGCAGAAAGCAGTCTTTGTGGGAAACCACGACCCAGTCTGAAGGTTGATAACATACTCTGAGTGAGGAACTGGAGTCTCACACTCAAGCAAGGGACAGACAAGAAGTGTTCAGCCTGATCTCCCTCAGGACCAGTCATTTACAGGACACTTAAGTGTCATTATGCAAAACGACCATCCTGCAAGGTCCCTCTTACTGAAAGAAAAGGAATGCTTAATGAAAtcactacttttttttcatttccatttattatttaaacaaataatttagcAATATCAGCATTCCAGCCAAAGAACAGTTAGCTAGGCAGAATAAACTCTGATCCGTTTGTGTTTTTATGAGGATAGTGTTTGAGGCTGGTAGAGACTACCAAGCAAGTCCCTTTGAAAGGGACAGGGCAGATCAGTGGTCGATCACTATCCATAGCTTCACCAGCTGAACAATAGTTCTAACGAAATTAATTCCATCCTATAATGTGAACAATATGAGATCACACAGCATATGTGGAATTGTCTCCGCAGTCTGTGTAGCAAAAGGGGCTGTGCTGTAAACAGCCCTCCTGGACTAGTCCTTGGTGGCACATGGTGGCCGTGCACCGAGTCCAAATACTCAGCATTACTAAGTCATTCTGAAGCCATCCATCtcaacagcagcagccagagtCCAACCAAACTTTGATCAAGAATGCAAGTGTGATTCAACAATTTATGTAGGAAGACAACAAATTCCCAGATTACCTACAATACAAAACCACTCCATTTCACAGAGGCCAGAAGTCACAGGTTGGAAGTCTGTGACTTTGCTCCTAATAACACTCCTGAGCCCCTGGATTGAGGGCTCTCCTGTCCCAACCACTAATCAAATTCAGCTACAATTCTTACTTCAGATCCACACAAACACTTCCAAAGTTTGCCAAGCTTGAACATAACAGATTAAATATGATTTAATAGTTACTATTTTAACAAATCTGAGCTCTGAACCACAGATTTCCAGGAGTCTATCACAGCAGCAATTGTTTGTCACACTCCTAAGAATCTACTATGTGCCAATTTTGCTCAGTGCTTCACATGTGAGCCTTATAGACACCTACATTAGAAACTAAACATACATCTTGAAGTAGCTGCTTTCCTTCAAAGGACATCTGAACTTCCTGAatagccaaattaaaaaaaaaaaaaaaaaagcagggggaggGGAACACCACAAATAGTGTAATAGCTCAGTAGCCAAGACACCAAGTCCATAGTACAAAACAACTGCAATAAAAACGTATTTTTTCACCTAAAAAACATGTGAAATGATTCAACGTGACACTTCTTGCAAAAGACTACTGTGTGAGGCTGGcaaaggaattttcttttttttttaagaacatacGCTGGGTCacattttatttggcttttttctAGATCCCAAACCACAGTGTATCAGAACATCAGGCACTGGGGATAAAGCAGCAGTAGCAGACAAGGGTAACCTATGATAGCGCACAGGCAAATAAGCCATGGAAAAGTACCAAGAGCAGATATCCACGTACTAAACCTGCTTCAGAGGGCAGAAGAAATGCACAGTGATCCAGGCAGATTTTCTTTCTGCTAGAGAACAGTTGGTTTATATCGGGAAAAATATCCATAAGTGAAGAAATTTCATTCAAGCACAAGAGACTTACTTAAAAAACTCAAGTTTATTATTGGACCAGCCTCCAAAGGGAGATAAAACTTGCAGAAAATACGAGCTCTAAGTCAATGCAAGTATAATTAAGGAACATGTTCCCCATGGTGTCTTTAAGACTTATCTTAAGAGCAGACCGATTTGGTTTTTTAAACCTCACACGTGAGAAAGTTCAGAAACTCAGCGTTTCCTAAAACAAGAGACTGAGCAGAAATTATTGCAGTAACTAGAAATACAAGTCACAGGAATCTCCACTGCTACTTATCATTACAGTCATATTTTCACTCCCTCTCAAACTTTGTATCCACTTCCCAAAGTTCATCTGCACAGAAAATTAAGGTGTTCAAGCCATGCTGGTCTGTCAGAATTCAGATATTTTCCAGCCACTGTTCAGGAAGTTCAGATAAGTATGTCCAGATGGTGACCTGAGGCATGGCTGAGCTGGATTCGCTAACCCAAAGGACATACTTGGGAAGTACAGGATAACCAGCTCAGATGTAGATGTCAACTTTGAAGACTCTAAAGTTGGGCAGTATGATTTTAACAGTTAGAGACAAACCAAGAAGCTCTGAAAGGCATGAAAAGTGCAGAGAGGCAAGTCTCAGcaagaagagaaacacagaaactgaaaaaggagtAAATGCTTTATATCACGGTAATTTCTTTGGCCTAGAGGGTCAAAAGTAAATACTAGAGAAGGAAGACTCTCAAGACATTACCAAAACTATACGAATGTCCCATCATCTTCTGAAGTAAAGAACTACAATCAATGTGACTGATTCAGAGGATGCTGCCATCAAGAGCCTCATACTTTCAACGTGAGGCAATTCAGAACTGGTCACGGCTCCTCCTTCATTTACAGTGTTTAAAGCTCAAGACAGACAAACTCTAAAAAGTTACATGGGGGGTGTGGgctggggagagagaagagaaacacacacacatgtacaaaGCTTTAgttaaaaggggaaaagaaaaacattcttcccAAATTAGAGAGAAAAGAGTTCGCAAGCTTTCTTAGACAGTAGGGGAAGGGAAATCTCACTTTTGCATGAGAACCCAGAGAAAAATATGGGAAATTTTGGCTCTTTAAGAGCccagggaggaaagagggagTGAAAAAGCTCATTGCAGCCACTGATGAAGGGCAGTGCCTCCTCAAAAAGATAGTTGAGGCCAGGGAAAAATAGAGCAACTCAGAGCATCTACTGAAAGTAAGGGGAAAGCGAGGAAGATGTGGAACAGCACTTCCATGTTGCTCATCCATCCTTTTCTCTTTGCCCACCTAAAACTTCAGTCTGCAAGCACGCTGTGACAGAATCTTGGGCACCAAAACCCAGGGGACTCCCCAGTAACGGCTGTCTTCAGGTACTGGAGTAACAGCTATTAGTACTGAAGTAACAAAAGTGCTCACCAGTACTTAACCTCTGGGATTGTGTACAATAGCAAGAGGGTGTGAGTTACACCTTTAGGAGGCCACAAAGGTTCCAAAAATTTCTGGAAATGGAGCAAGAAAGAAGGCAGCACAATGAAGTTTAGCAGCTGCTCTTCTTCACAGAAAGTTTAAGCTGGGAAAGCTCTGTTGACACAGGTAAGTGTGCCTGCTCCATAATACAGCTCTGCCTTATGTAAAGGTGGGTACAACCACGCTAACACAAACAGTTTTCGGGGTGTCCTGGAATCTTTGAATGGGACATGAGCATGGCCTTGCCTGCAGCTGCCCCCAGCTTTGCAACAGAGCAGAACATAAATATTGCCTCATTTTACAGCTAATCTTTCTCCTTGTATTGTATGCCATCTTGCTACTCTGGTCaagaaaaaggtttaaaacaCAGAAGTCTGTATTTCCTAAAGGAATCGATAAATATCTCCAATTCAAATACAAGTTCTTTTTTATCATATGGTACCACCTCACTTACGCCAGCTGCCATGAAGCATTACCATTTTTCTCCCTAAGACAGAGCCATTTGTTGGGGACAGATTAAGACATCTGTTTAGCATTCAATGGTGTTTACGTTTAGACTCCACTTACATGCTGAAGAACTGCTGCCTCATTCTTCTCCTGAAGCCATTCACCAATTGCCAGTTATCAATGCTGATTACATCAGTTTAGTAGAACCTTGTGTTTGTCAGCCAATACAAGGGAGTTTcaaacaagaacattttttaatttcattagtAAGTATGTCATACTGCATACCTGTAATTGAGTTTCACCAACAAATACACTGAAATGACTGAACCAAGGCATTACTCTTGAGAGAGATGTCACCTTTAGAAGACTGTACGCATCTGAAAAAACCAGGTTGCAGAAATATGAGCAGACCTCAAAGCTCATGTCTCCTAAACCATACTTACTGACGCAAACCAGCCGATTGAGGTGAATTCCTCCTACGTTCAGCAACCTGCTATGCCATTGCTGCTAACAGCTTAAGTCTTCACAACTGCCAAGCGATGGAGCAGTCATGGAACGCCTATGTTTACCCTTTGGGTACACATCTCTTTCACGTGCTCCCAAAACCTTGAACGTTTGGCCTGTAATTCTTACACTTACAAACCAAGAATTCTAACATTTAGATTTTTCCACGGTCACATTCCTGGTTCTTGGAACTACTATGCCTTGTATCGAGAAGTACCGATTGAGCAAGTTCAAGCACAGCACGAGAGCACCAATTTGGTAGAAGTCAGTGACTAATTAGAGTGAATCGCAACTACACAGCAAATCTAGACTGTTGTATTTTAACAAGCAGTCCCAAAAACCAAGAACAATGCTTCTCAATGTTTAGCGTAACAAGCCCTGCAGACAGAATGGAGAGGTTTCAATGTTCCCCTAGGAGTATCTGCTGGAATGAGCAGCTGAACAGCAAGGCAGGAAACAATCTCACACCGGACTTTTCCATCCACGTGAACTGGAGAGAAACCACAAGACACTTGGAACGGAATTCAACATAGTACTTAAAATTAGACATCTACACATACAGATACTCCTATTAACCAATGTATCTCGTGTAGCAAAGTGAAAGCATAGTTTAAGGCAAGGGACCATTCATAATTAGGGCCTGTTAAAGCAATCTTTCAGACTGTAATTCTTTGTGTTACAGAACACCATTGCTGAATCTCAAGCATCAACACTTCACAGCCTCTAATTATGGAAGTTTCCCAGGGCTTATACTCCTGAAGTTCATTACGCGGACTCAGTTCCATTTTGCCTCCAAAGACAAACATTTTGAAACCCTTTGGAAATTTGTTCTCCCATTCGTTAGGCCACACCTTGTGAACACATTAACTATCAATCCTTACCCAATTCAAACACAAGTGAACACTGATCACTATTTTGCGAGACATTTATGACAGATGCTATGTATTTTAGAAGTGACCCACAAGAGGAAAGGTTGTATTAGTTACTCTTAGCTTGTTCTGAGACCTTTTAACGGTGGAGAAGCCAAGTATTTTCTTGCCACTCCACTGCATTTCCAAGGTGACTTGAAAACTAGTAAATTGAGTATCAGCTTAAAGCAGTAACACTACATTTAGACTCGTCACCACCTGAGTAGTCAGCTCAACTTCATCTTCTTCAAGAGATGAAGATGCTAAGGTCAACAAACTAAGGCGACTCCCATTCATATGGGACAGTTAAATAGAAGTGGGGAAGGGGGAAACACCATGACCATGATATCCAAAGCCCTAACGGTGCTGCAGCACATGCCGAAGTACAAacctggtttttcttttttgcaggtCACCCTTAAATACATTTTACTGCTATCAAACGGCAGTATGGATCTTTATCAAAGCACAAATCGCTACAAAGTTTGAGGACACagctatatatacacacaccagaTCAGCAGTAAATATCTACCTTTATTACCCAAAAGACATTGAAATGCTTCAGAAAGTTTTGTTGCTTGTCAAGACTAGAACCTGATGAAAGCctcatttttcccccctcagaaaaatactcttttaaacTCCGATGAAGCACTATTAGCTATATGCCAACATGCCTGTAAAGGAACTATCCATCTGGAAGGCTGCCAGGGAGCAGATGTTGTGCAACACCCAAAAAGGCTTCAAGAAGACCTTTTACAAAACTCATATCACTAAGTCCACCCAGAACTTCAACTCTTAAGTTTACAAAGTCAGCCACAAGTAAGATGACAGACATCACTTGGCCACCTGAGTTGTACATTACCTTTCTCTTTGACCAGGTCTTTCAGAGACTGCCACTTCACATCAAATGGAATATTTGTAATAAAAGCTCGGTATCTTTTAGCAGGATTAGCATATGGCTCAAAGCGATTTCCTCCTCTTTTGacacttttctcttttcttttttcattttggcTTGGTCGTTCACCTTCACTGCAAGCAAAGAAAGATAATCACACACATTAACTACTCTGGCATTGGATCAATGTCATACCACCTCTTGGAACATAACTTGTTACATTCTTAAAACTAAACCAGAACTGGCAAAGTTTCATccatttttgtttgcaaaattgTAT
This region includes:
- the LOC141971088 gene encoding heterogeneous nuclear ribonucleoprotein M-like, which codes for MAATAAVAAATESAGGKMEEPAAAAATAAAPPPPNGASSAGDAPPKSEGERPSQNEKRKEKSVKRGGNRFEPYANPAKRYRAFITNIPFDVKWQSLKDLVKEKVGEVTYVELLMDAEGKSRVSV